Genomic window (Caldisericum sp.):
CTGTACATTTTCATAGGACACCCTCCCGCACCTTCTTAAGTATGACCGGGATATCTTCCTCCTTGAGATTTCCAAAAGGTACATCATCAATCATCATAGAAGGTGCAATAGAACACATTCCAAGGCAACTTGATTCTTCAAGCGTGAATTCTTTATCTTCAGTTGTTTCGCCAAAATCTACCCCTAATTCCTCCTTGAGTTTTTTAACAATTTTTTCACCATCTGCAAGATGACATGATAAACTTCTACAAACCCTTATAATATGCTTTCCTCTTGGCTTTACAGAAAACATGGTATAGAAGGTAACAACACCATAAACTTTTGCAGGGCTTGTTTTAAAAGTATCTGCTACTTTTTTTGCCAGATTTTCTGGAACATAATTTTCAGGATTTGATTCCTGAATTTCATGCAGGACGTCTATTAACGACT
Coding sequences:
- a CDS encoding NAD(P)H-dependent oxidoreductase subunit E, giving the protein MKGKSLIDVLHEIQESNPENYVPENLAKKVADTFKTSPAKVYGVVTFYTMFSVKPRGKHIIRVCRSLSCHLADGEKIVKKLKEELGVDFGETTEDKEFTLEESSCLGMCSIAPSMMIDDVPFGNLKEEDIPVILKKVREGVL